One Lactobacillus sp. CBA3606 DNA segment encodes these proteins:
- a CDS encoding biotin/lipoyl-containing protein has translation MALKDLDRLVEKYAQQGYQHIRVKAGDLEIEVTKPAPEAVATKVPVSAPTNVAATTITSPMVGVVHLATDLAVGQTITAGQELGQIESMKLFNPLTSPAAGTLTAILIADEASVEFEQPLFKMRKDR, from the coding sequence ATGGCATTAAAAGATTTAGATCGATTAGTCGAAAAATATGCACAGCAGGGCTATCAGCATATCCGCGTTAAGGCGGGCGATTTAGAGATTGAAGTCACTAAGCCGGCTCCTGAGGCAGTTGCTACCAAAGTTCCAGTCTCAGCACCGACCAATGTGGCGGCGACAACGATCACCAGTCCGATGGTTGGGGTGGTCCATTTAGCCACGGATTTAGCAGTGGGCCAGACGATTACAGCGGGGCAAGAACTAGGTCAAATCGAAAGTATGAAGCTTTTTAATCCGTTGACGAGTCCTGCGGCTGGAACCTTAACGGCCATTTTGATTGCAGATGAAGCCTCAGTAGAATTTGAACAACCGCTATTTAAGATGCGAAAGGATCGGTAA
- a CDS encoding LCP family protein yields the protein MSENNQDPLGPRQRRRRQQNSHIKARKHHPWLVVVLIVLIFIVAGAAAWGYKTWNAAKNTMDTTYQSTGTTKSRNVAAVLKQGKPFSILLLGTDTGALGRGSNFSTRTDTMIVATINPKKKTMTLTSIPRDTLVTINGQSQKINAAYTIGGASGAVKSVQKLLKFPIDFYVLINMGGLKQIITAMGGVTVTPTMTFKYGNANVKKGVKIKLNGAAALDYSRMRYDDPLGDYGRQKRQRQIIMAMVSQSNSLGSLTNIEKITKHLAKNMRTDLTWNDMVALDTKYKNATHHAKTYTLQGTDSTIDGLSYQVASATARYKASKRIRTQLQLTTSDLTVSDFETTATTGSSTSSTTTTTDSTTTTNETQDTQTTNSYTPATTGQY from the coding sequence ATGTCAGAAAATAATCAAGATCCACTGGGCCCCCGTCAACGGCGACGGCGGCAACAAAATTCGCATATCAAGGCTCGTAAACATCATCCTTGGTTAGTGGTCGTGTTAATTGTATTAATCTTCATTGTTGCTGGCGCAGCGGCTTGGGGGTATAAAACCTGGAATGCTGCTAAAAATACCATGGATACGACTTATCAATCAACTGGCACGACTAAATCACGGAACGTTGCGGCCGTTTTAAAACAAGGTAAACCGTTCTCAATCCTATTATTGGGAACCGATACTGGTGCTTTGGGGCGTGGTTCTAATTTTTCGACTCGAACCGACACGATGATTGTCGCCACGATTAATCCCAAAAAGAAAACCATGACCTTAACCAGTATTCCACGGGACACCTTAGTGACAATTAATGGTCAGTCGCAAAAGATCAATGCGGCTTACACGATTGGCGGTGCCAGTGGGGCCGTTAAGTCCGTTCAAAAGTTGCTAAAATTCCCAATTGATTTTTACGTCTTGATTAACATGGGCGGCTTAAAACAGATTATCACGGCCATGGGCGGTGTGACCGTTACGCCAACTATGACCTTCAAGTATGGCAATGCCAACGTTAAAAAGGGCGTTAAAATCAAGCTGAACGGTGCCGCAGCCTTGGACTACTCACGGATGCGTTATGATGATCCTTTAGGTGACTATGGGCGTCAAAAACGGCAACGGCAAATTATTATGGCGATGGTCAGTCAATCAAATTCGTTGGGCTCCTTAACTAACATTGAAAAAATCACGAAGCATCTTGCTAAAAATATGCGTACTGATTTAACTTGGAATGATATGGTTGCCCTCGATACGAAGTACAAGAACGCCACCCATCATGCGAAGACTTACACCCTACAAGGAACGGATTCAACCATTGATGGTCTTTCCTATCAAGTTGCTTCAGCGACTGCACGGTATAAAGCTTCTAAGCGGATTCGGACGCAATTGCAGTTAACAACTAGTGACTTAACGGTCAGTGACTTCGAAACCACAGCCACGACTGGTAGTAGCACCAGTTCAACAACGACAACTACTGACAGTACGACGACGACCAATGAGACTCAAGACACGCAAACGACCAACAGTTACACTCCTGCAACGACCGGTCAGTATTAA
- a CDS encoding beta-ketoacyl-ACP synthase III has protein sequence MTIYTKITAAGQYVPKRVVDNDELAQIMATNDDWIQSHTGIQTRHFAMADENTSTLATQVAQQLLDQQHLAASAIDLIIVTTITPDALTPATACLVQANIGAAHAFAFDMSAACAGFTFGVATADKFIRSGQYQNVMVISAEVNSKMMDFKDRTAAVFFGDGAGGVLLQATTDPAENSILAEKLQTQGNATVIHSGRVKPITTIAASNYPQTDAFYQAGREVFQFATTVVPQQMQALLETAQVAPTDLQYVICHQANLRIIEQIAAKLALPMTKFPHNVEKFGNTSSAGVAMALADVYATMTGPVLLTAFGGGLAYGSILIKK, from the coding sequence ATGACAATATATACGAAAATTACCGCGGCAGGGCAGTACGTCCCTAAACGCGTGGTTGATAATGATGAATTAGCACAAATTATGGCAACTAATGACGATTGGATTCAATCGCATACCGGGATTCAAACACGACATTTTGCGATGGCTGATGAAAATACGTCTACATTAGCAACGCAAGTAGCCCAACAATTACTTGATCAACAACATTTGGCAGCCAGTGCGATTGATTTAATTATCGTCACGACGATTACACCGGATGCATTGACCCCGGCAACAGCTTGTTTGGTGCAGGCCAATATTGGTGCGGCGCACGCGTTTGCCTTTGACATGAGTGCCGCCTGTGCTGGTTTTACCTTTGGGGTTGCGACGGCAGATAAATTTATTCGTAGTGGTCAATACCAAAATGTGATGGTCATCAGTGCTGAAGTTAATTCGAAGATGATGGATTTTAAGGATCGGACTGCGGCAGTATTCTTTGGTGATGGTGCTGGTGGGGTGCTCTTACAAGCGACCACTGATCCAGCTGAAAATAGTATCTTGGCGGAAAAGCTACAGACGCAAGGCAATGCGACTGTGATTCATTCTGGTCGGGTAAAGCCCATCACCACTATTGCTGCTAGTAATTATCCCCAAACGGATGCGTTCTATCAAGCTGGCCGCGAGGTTTTCCAATTTGCGACCACGGTTGTCCCACAACAAATGCAAGCTTTATTGGAGACGGCCCAGGTTGCTCCAACTGACTTACAGTATGTGATTTGTCATCAAGCTAATCTGCGCATCATCGAACAAATTGCGGCTAAATTAGCTTTACCCATGACCAAATTTCCACATAATGTTGAAAAGTTTGGCAATACGTCTTCAGCGGGAGTTGCGATGGCTTTAGCCGACGTCTATGCCACGATGACTGGCCCCGTCTTATTGACTGCTTTTGGGGGCGGCCTCGCATATGGCTCAATTTTAATCAAAAAATAG
- a CDS encoding AEC family transporter, whose protein sequence is MQIFLHSIQGVVIIIVMIAVGYLLATWGWFNDDSTKLVARLVTQIALPAYMIATITKDFTAHKLLATLPGLRFPILNMAILFGLSFGVMRALNIRKSHRGLFSSMFLNSNTVFIGLPINEALFGNSALPYVLVYYMANTTIFWTLGVYLIQRDGVQATKFDWKQTVQKIFSPPLLGFMIGVVLVLLRLQLPDFLMQDFTYIGGMTVPLSMIFIGISMANAGLSSMRLNRDSIGILLGRFIFAPVLMTLMLMPMALPVEMKQVFILQSAMPVMTNAPVVAKLYGADADYAAVMVTETTLLSLIVIPILMFVVQSNLIS, encoded by the coding sequence ATGCAGATTTTTTTACATAGTATTCAAGGCGTTGTGATTATCATTGTCATGATTGCGGTGGGTTATCTGTTGGCAACTTGGGGCTGGTTTAATGATGACTCCACGAAACTAGTGGCGCGGTTAGTGACGCAAATTGCGTTACCTGCGTACATGATTGCCACCATCACGAAAGATTTTACGGCGCATAAATTATTAGCGACCTTACCGGGATTGCGGTTTCCAATTCTAAATATGGCGATTTTGTTTGGGCTATCCTTTGGGGTCATGCGCGCCCTCAATATCCGTAAGTCGCATCGCGGGCTATTTTCGTCGATGTTTTTAAATTCGAATACCGTTTTTATTGGCTTACCTATTAATGAAGCGTTATTTGGCAATAGTGCGTTACCGTATGTGTTGGTGTATTACATGGCGAACACGACGATTTTTTGGACGTTGGGTGTCTATCTTATTCAACGTGATGGGGTGCAGGCGACCAAGTTTGATTGGAAGCAGACCGTGCAAAAAATCTTTTCACCACCTTTGCTGGGCTTTATGATTGGGGTCGTCTTAGTGTTGTTACGACTACAGTTACCAGACTTTTTGATGCAAGACTTCACATATATCGGTGGGATGACGGTGCCATTATCAATGATCTTTATTGGAATTTCGATGGCTAATGCAGGGCTGAGTAGCATGCGCTTAAATCGAGATAGCATCGGGATTCTATTGGGGCGGTTTATTTTTGCCCCCGTCTTAATGACGTTAATGTTGATGCCGATGGCGTTACCAGTAGAAATGAAACAAGTTTTCATTTTACAATCGGCGATGCCAGTCATGACGAACGCACCAGTGGTCGCCAAGCTCTATGGGGCAGATGCGGATTATGCTGCGGTAATGGTGACAGAAACGACGTTATTGAGCTTAATTGTGATTCCAATTTTGATGTTTGTGGTGCAGTCCAATCTAATTAGCTGA
- a CDS encoding DMT family transporter, with amino-acid sequence MKKAYLYIAISTLMFSSMEIALKMAGSAFNPIQLNLIRFFIGAVILLPFALTALKQAGRKLVGADWRLFALTGFVCVIVSMSLYQLAITVDQASTVAVLFSCNPVFALLFSYLILHERLGRANLISVVISVIGLLIIVNPTHLTNGLGLVLAIGSAITFGLYSIVSRYGSVKRGLNGLTMTCFTFFAGAFELLIIAWLTKIPVIAGGLKAVGLRQFAAIPILVNVNMTYFWLLFFIGVCVTGGGFAFYFLAMEQTDVSTASLVFFIKPGLAPILAALILQEKILPTTIVGIVVILIGSVVTFVGNRFRERDSAMLDDGTTEDQAEKSGSQTTAVSNSKD; translated from the coding sequence GTGAAGAAAGCATATCTTTACATTGCAATTTCGACGTTGATGTTTAGCTCGATGGAGATTGCCCTAAAGATGGCCGGTAGTGCCTTTAATCCGATTCAACTAAATTTAATTCGTTTTTTTATTGGGGCCGTTATTTTATTGCCATTTGCCCTAACTGCATTGAAGCAAGCTGGTCGTAAGTTGGTGGGCGCTGATTGGCGCTTATTCGCTTTGACTGGGTTTGTCTGTGTGATCGTTAGTATGTCGTTATATCAATTGGCGATTACGGTCGATCAGGCGTCAACCGTTGCCGTCCTTTTTAGCTGTAATCCGGTCTTTGCCTTACTCTTTTCATACTTGATTTTGCATGAACGGTTAGGCCGAGCCAATTTGATTTCGGTCGTTATTTCGGTGATTGGGTTACTAATTATTGTTAACCCCACTCATTTAACGAATGGTCTCGGCTTGGTATTAGCGATTGGGTCAGCGATTACTTTCGGGTTGTACAGTATTGTTTCGCGGTATGGTTCCGTTAAGCGCGGCTTGAATGGGCTGACGATGACCTGTTTTACCTTTTTTGCTGGCGCTTTTGAATTATTAATAATTGCTTGGTTGACTAAAATCCCAGTGATTGCTGGTGGACTTAAGGCCGTGGGGTTACGACAATTTGCGGCGATTCCTATTTTGGTCAACGTTAATATGACTTATTTCTGGCTATTATTCTTTATTGGGGTTTGTGTGACCGGAGGCGGCTTTGCCTTTTACTTCTTGGCCATGGAACAAACGGATGTTTCAACAGCTTCGCTAGTGTTCTTCATTAAACCTGGCTTGGCCCCAATTTTAGCAGCCTTAATTTTACAAGAAAAAATCTTGCCGACCACGATTGTAGGGATTGTTGTTATCTTGATTGGTTCGGTGGTCACCTTTGTTGGGAATCGCTTCCGGGAACGGGATAGTGCGATGCTTGATGATGGGACTACTGAAGATCAAGCTGAAAAGTCAGGCTCACAGACGACGGCGGTCTCTAATTCAAAAGATTAA
- a CDS encoding acetyl/propionyl/methylcrotonyl-CoA carboxylase subunit alpha gives MFRKLLIANRGEIAVRLIKACRQLNIQTVAVCSTVDRQAWYTQLADEVVCIGPAAATGSYLNAEAILMAAINTHADAIHPGYGFLAENADFAAMCQECGITWVGPSAAQIRLMGDKSLAKTYAQKQQVPVLAGQSIQGLTWPKIKQAALTIGFPLVLKASHGGGGKGIRVLQTMADLHQQLRVARQEAAAAFLNDAMYLEHYLPTARHIEVQVLGTGDQLLVLGDRDCSLQLHKQKVLEESPASCLTAAQRQTLYQLSRQLLAQSHYQSLGTIEYLFAAGQFYFMEMNTRLQVEHGVTELTTGIDIVQAQLKQAAGVSLHLPVTTTKKVAIEARLTAVLPVEQTVISQFDWPTYARVDTGYRAGDHLVTMYDGLIAKLMVTGPTRAAAVARLQTALAAVRLVGPATNLAFLQQTVARSAYQQDQFSIHSLAQWEAEQ, from the coding sequence ATGTTTCGCAAGCTGCTAATTGCTAATCGCGGTGAAATCGCCGTGCGGCTTATCAAGGCCTGTCGACAACTTAATATTCAGACCGTGGCGGTGTGCTCAACAGTGGACCGTCAGGCTTGGTATACCCAATTAGCGGATGAAGTTGTCTGTATTGGACCAGCGGCGGCTACCGGGTCGTATTTGAATGCAGAGGCCATCTTGATGGCGGCCATCAATACACACGCCGATGCGATTCATCCTGGGTATGGGTTCTTAGCAGAAAATGCTGACTTTGCCGCCATGTGTCAAGAATGTGGGATTACTTGGGTTGGCCCCAGTGCTGCTCAGATTCGGCTAATGGGCGACAAGTCATTAGCAAAAACGTATGCCCAAAAGCAACAGGTTCCCGTCCTAGCTGGGCAGTCCATTCAAGGGCTAACTTGGCCCAAAATTAAGCAAGCGGCGTTAACGATTGGTTTTCCGCTAGTCTTAAAAGCGAGCCATGGTGGTGGTGGCAAGGGTATTCGGGTACTGCAAACGATGGCTGACTTACATCAGCAACTGCGCGTGGCACGCCAAGAAGCCGCCGCCGCTTTCTTGAATGATGCGATGTATTTAGAGCATTATCTGCCAACCGCACGGCACATTGAGGTCCAAGTGCTGGGGACTGGTGATCAGCTTTTGGTGTTAGGTGATCGAGATTGTAGTTTACAGTTACATAAACAAAAAGTGTTAGAAGAAAGTCCAGCTAGTTGTTTAACCGCAGCGCAACGACAAACGTTATATCAGTTATCGCGGCAATTATTGGCGCAATCGCATTATCAAAGCTTAGGGACCATCGAATATTTATTTGCAGCGGGACAATTTTATTTCATGGAAATGAATACTCGGCTACAAGTCGAACATGGCGTGACTGAATTAACGACGGGCATTGATATTGTCCAAGCACAGCTCAAACAAGCGGCGGGGGTGTCCTTACATTTACCAGTGACAACCACAAAAAAAGTGGCAATTGAAGCGCGTTTAACGGCAGTCCTGCCAGTAGAACAGACGGTGATTTCACAGTTTGACTGGCCGACTTATGCCCGGGTTGATACGGGGTATCGAGCGGGTGATCACTTGGTCACTATGTATGACGGTTTGATTGCTAAGTTAATGGTAACGGGACCAACGCGGGCGGCTGCAGTGGCCCGGTTACAAACCGCATTGGCAGCAGTCCGATTAGTCGGTCCGGCAACCAATCTCGCCTTTTTACAGCAAACGGTAGCCCGATCGGCTTACCAACAAGATCAGTTTTCAATTCATAGTCTAGCGCAATGGGAGGCCGAACAATGA
- the accA gene encoding carboxyltransferase subunit alpha — MDDRLQRLRAADRISAPTVIKALLPIFTAQRGDRVLGTDAALTAGFGRTATQQGLAVLGVDRGSDLASRRQKNGGALTVSGYRTALRVVQHAEKFKLPVVSLINMPGADASPQSERYGQSQAIADLIAAMGQLTVPNLVVFLGEGHSGGALGFANANRILMLDDSLFNVASPEAVMAILHGQQTVSTAIDLLPMTAPELKRRGLVDQVIPHGQPDLVAAIVVAITTTLVTLRPLPATTIVTQREAKFQQFIAQWALD; from the coding sequence GTGGATGATCGGTTACAACGATTACGGGCAGCGGATCGCATTAGTGCGCCTACGGTAATTAAAGCGTTGTTACCCATATTTACGGCCCAGCGTGGAGATCGTGTCCTTGGTACCGATGCCGCTTTAACGGCTGGTTTTGGCCGGACTGCAACGCAGCAAGGATTGGCCGTTTTGGGGGTTGATCGGGGGTCAGACTTAGCCAGTCGACGTCAAAAAAATGGTGGCGCCTTAACTGTGTCTGGCTATCGAACAGCTTTACGAGTGGTTCAACATGCTGAAAAGTTTAAGTTGCCAGTCGTGAGCCTGATTAACATGCCCGGTGCGGATGCGAGTCCCCAATCAGAACGTTATGGACAAAGCCAAGCGATTGCAGATTTGATTGCTGCGATGGGGCAGTTAACGGTCCCCAATCTGGTGGTATTCTTAGGTGAAGGCCATAGTGGCGGGGCATTAGGCTTTGCGAATGCCAACCGCATACTAATGTTAGATGACAGTCTATTCAATGTGGCGTCGCCGGAAGCGGTGATGGCAATCTTACATGGCCAACAGACGGTAAGTACTGCGATTGACTTGTTGCCAATGACTGCGCCCGAGCTTAAACGCCGGGGCTTGGTGGATCAAGTGATTCCGCATGGACAACCTGACTTAGTAGCGGCGATTGTAGTAGCGATTACGACTACGTTAGTCACGTTACGGCCATTACCCGCCACGACAATCGTCACGCAGCGCGAAGCCAAATTTCAACAATTTATTGCACAATGGGCCTTAGATTAG
- a CDS encoding acetyl-CoA carboxylase carboxyltransferase subunit beta, with protein MSHYPKKGIWTACPACGRHVHASQWGRWQQCPYCQHWQRLTATERIDQLVDPGSFEPLTMPEQAHNQLAFPNYDQKLAHARQMTGLTEAVITGTATFDHWPSLLAVMDSHFMMGTLNTVVTQRLITALQVARQRQLPVIIVTASGGARMQEGLYALVGMNLILAELARLAQATLPLITVLTDPTMGGVSASFGFKGDVVLAEADAKIGFAGARVIQQTMPITLPSDFQSATSLEAHGMLDDVVLRPALRAKLIDVLASYACQGGDQRG; from the coding sequence ATGAGCCATTATCCAAAAAAAGGGATTTGGACTGCTTGTCCGGCTTGTGGCCGGCATGTGCATGCAAGTCAGTGGGGGCGCTGGCAGCAGTGTCCTTATTGTCAACATTGGCAGCGATTAACAGCAACCGAACGGATTGATCAGTTGGTAGATCCCGGAAGTTTTGAACCATTAACAATGCCAGAACAAGCACATAATCAGTTGGCATTTCCGAATTATGATCAAAAATTAGCCCATGCCCGGCAAATGACTGGCCTGACTGAAGCCGTAATTACTGGCACAGCAACTTTTGACCATTGGCCCAGTCTGTTAGCTGTCATGGACAGTCATTTTATGATGGGAACGTTAAATACGGTTGTGACGCAACGGTTAATTACAGCGCTACAAGTTGCACGTCAACGACAACTGCCCGTGATTATTGTGACGGCTTCCGGTGGGGCTCGGATGCAAGAGGGGCTATATGCGTTAGTCGGGATGAATTTAATCTTGGCAGAGTTAGCACGGCTGGCACAAGCGACACTACCCTTGATTACAGTTTTGACTGATCCGACGATGGGCGGTGTCTCAGCGAGCTTTGGATTTAAAGGTGACGTCGTGTTAGCGGAGGCTGACGCTAAGATTGGGTTTGCCGGTGCCCGAGTGATTCAACAGACAATGCCAATCACGTTACCGTCTGATTTTCAGTCCGCAACAAGCTTAGAAGCACACGGTATGTTAGATGACGTCGTCTTACGACCAGCCTTACGAGCAAAATTAATCGACGTGTTAGCAAGTTATGCGTGCCAAGGAGGGGATCAACGTGGATGA
- a CDS encoding PTS sugar transporter subunit IIB, producing MTMDIRLARIDSRLLHGQVATVWTKSVAPNRILVVSDVVAQDNLRKMLIVQAAPPGVKANVITVDKMIEIYQNTLFDTVKPLILTDTPQNMARLVAGGLDVSHVGVDIGSLAYSAGMVMVTNAIAVGHAEAAALYQLKAAGVAIFAQKVPTDKKVDLIPLLAKNGFETSPNLE from the coding sequence ATGACCATGGATATTCGACTGGCCCGAATTGATAGTCGGTTATTACATGGACAAGTGGCGACCGTTTGGACCAAAAGTGTTGCGCCTAATCGAATCTTAGTCGTGTCAGATGTGGTGGCGCAAGATAACCTACGCAAGATGCTAATTGTGCAGGCTGCGCCACCAGGGGTTAAGGCCAATGTGATTACGGTCGATAAGATGATTGAGATTTATCAAAATACCTTATTCGATACAGTTAAACCGTTAATTTTGACCGACACGCCACAAAATATGGCGCGGTTAGTTGCGGGGGGCTTGGATGTGAGTCACGTGGGCGTCGATATTGGCAGCTTAGCCTATTCTGCTGGCATGGTGATGGTGACAAATGCGATTGCGGTTGGGCATGCTGAAGCCGCTGCCTTATATCAATTAAAGGCGGCTGGCGTTGCAATTTTTGCTCAGAAAGTGCCCACAGATAAAAAAGTTGATTTGATACCATTATTGGCAAAAAATGGTTTTGAAACTAGTCCGAATCTGGAATAA